A window of Streptomyces profundus genomic DNA:
TACCTCTACAGCCTCAGGTTCTACGACTGGCTCCGGCCGGCCGCCGACGGGAAGCCGCGCCCGCTGCCCCACGAACACGCGCTGGCCAACCTGGACACCGAACGGCGAGGCGACGCGGTCGCACGCGATCTGGTGCCCGCGCCCCGCACGCTGCGCGAGGGCCCAGGCTGGCGGGAGGAGGTGCTGGGCGAACTGGCCGAGATCTTCTACGAGGTGCGGCGGTTCACCCTGGACGACGGGGCGACGGTGCGCGACGACACGGCGGACCGGTTCCATGTGCTGAACGTCGTCGAGGGCGCCGGGGTGACGGTCACCACGGACGCGGGCGACGAGCACGAGCTGGCGTTCGCCGAGACGTTGACCCTGCCGGCGGCCGTGGGCGGCTACCGCCTGCTGCCGCACGCCGGCGGCGCCCGGGTCGTGAAGGCGCTGGTCCGGTGATCCCGGTCCTCGACATCGGGGGCACCCATGTGACCGCCGCGCTGGTCGACCCGGCGCGGCGGTCCGTGACGGCCCAGCGGCGCGACCCGCTGGACGGGCGGGGCGACGCCGGGCCGATCCTCGACACGCTGCTGCGCTGCGCGGCCGGCCTCGGCCTGCCGCCCGAGGCGGCGCGGGGCGCCGTCTGGGGGGTGGCCACCCCCGGGCCGTTCGACTACCGGCGGGGGATCGGCCGGTTCGAGAGCGTCGGCAAGTTCGACAGCCTGCGGGGGGTCGACGTCGGCCTGGCCCTGGCCGAAGGACTCCCCGGGCCGCCCGCCGGGGTGGTCTTCGGCAACGACGCGCACGCCTTCCTGCTGGGGGAGTGGCTCGCCGGTGCGGCCCGCGGCCGGGAGCGGTGCGTGGGGATCACCCTGGGCACCGGCGTCGGCTCGGCGTTCCTGGCCGAGGGACGGATCCGGGAGGAAGGCCCCGGCGTCCCGCCCGAGGGGCGTGCCGATCTGCTGCGGGTGGCGGGCCGGCCGCTGGAGGAGTCCGTCTCCCGCCGCGCGATCCTCGCCGACTACGGCGAGCCGGGCCTGGACGTCATGGGCATCGCCGAGCGGGCCAGGCGCGGGGAGGCGCGGGCCTCGCGGGTGCTGGACGCGGCGTTCACCGGTCTCGGCCGGGCGCTCGCGCCCTGCCTGACCGCGTTCGGTGCCACCGCCCTGGTCGTCGGCGGCTCGATGGCCGGCTCCTTCGACGTGCTCGGCCCCGCGTTGCGCGCCGGGCTCGGCGAGGTGCCCACGCTGGCTACCATCACCACGAGCGAACTGAACTCCGACGCCCCCCTGTTGGGCGCCGCGCATATCGCCGCCGAAGGCTGAGACCCGGCCGGCGGCCCAAGGAAGGAGGCTGGCCACCATGGCAGCAGCGGCCAGGCCCCCGGGCGACCGACCGACGCTGCGGGACGTCGCGGGGCGCGCCGGGGTCAGCGCCATGACGGTCACCCGGGTGCTGCGCGACGACCCCAGGGTGTCGCCGGCCACCCGGGAGAAGGTGCTGGCCGGCATCTCCGAGCTGGGGTACCGGCCCAACACGGTGGCCCGCAGCCTCCGTCTCGGCCGGGGCAGCGGCCTCGTCGGCCTGGTCGTCACCAACCTCGCCAACCCCTTCTACTCGCGGCTGGCGTTGGGCGTGGACAGCGTCGTGGGTCAGCAGGGTCTGAAGACGGTGATAGGGAACACCAGACAGGATCTGGACAACGAACGGGAGCTGGTCGCCGATCTGGTGGGGCGACGGGTGGACGGCATCGTCGTCGTCCCGGCCAGCGGCGACCAGCGGCATCTGGCCGCCGCCGTCGACGCCGGTGTCCCCGTGGTCTGCGCCAGCCGGCCGCCCGTCGGGTTCGACGCCGACCACGTGCTGGTGGACGACTTCGGCGGCGCCAGGAACGCGACCGCCCGGCTGCTGGCCGCCGGCCACCGCAGGGTGGGCTTCCTGGGCCCGCCGGCCGCCGTCTACACCAGCGAGGAACGGCTGCGCGGCTACCGCGAGGCACTGGCGGCGGCCGGCGTGCGGGCGGACGAGCGCCATGTCCGCCAGGGACAGCAGGACGTCGAAGCGGCCATGAACGCCGCGTCCGAGCTGCTGGCCCTGGCCGAGCCGCCGACCGCGCTGTTCTGCTCCAACAACCGCAACACCATCGGCGCCTTCCGCGCGGTGACGGCGGCCGGGCAGGACGTGGCGCTCGCCGGCTTCGACGACTTCGAACTCGCCGACGTGCTGGGCCTGCCGCTCACCGTCCAGGCCTACGACAGCGACGAACTCGGCAGCGAGGCCGGCCGGTTGCTGATCGACCGGATGCGCCCCACCGGCCCCGCCCCGCCACCCCGCCGGGTGGTGCTGCCCACCAGGGCGGTGCACTACGGCGGCTGGCCCAGACCCAGGGGCACGGCCTGAATCTATCGCCCTGTGAGGTTGGGGACGTGAAGCGGCCTCGGACGCCGGTCAGCCGAAGTCGATCCCCGTCACCCGCACCTCGCCCCGTAGCGTCAGCCGCAGCTCCCGTACCCCGGCGAGGGGACGCGCCAGATCGACGGTGACCGGCGCGTAGCGGTAGACGTCGCCGGTGTCCGGCACCGCCCAGGTGGCGAGGACACCGGCCTCCGCGTCCGCCAGCTCCACGGTGCCCGAGCCGCCGGCGACGCTGGCCGCGCGCACCGTGCCGGATGTGACGCCGGCGCCCAGATCGCAGGCGCGGAAGCGGAGCACCGCCGGACGCGCCGGGTCGGTGGGGGCCACCGCGTCGCCCGAGGTGCGGCTGGCGTCGACCAGCTCGGCCCCCGTGACCTCGTCGAAGTCGGCCGCGAGGAGGCCGCGTTCGCGCACCGGGCGGGGCGCGGGCGGCTCCCCGGCCACCCGCCAGGGGGCCCGCCGGCGGATGTCCCGGCTGGAGGCGCCGACCGCCAGCTCGTAGCCGCCCGGCGGCACGACCCACCGGGAGTGCGCCACGTCCCACATGCCCAGCGCCTCGGTCAGCGGGGCGGTCAGCCGCACCCGGCGCCGCTCGCCGGCGGCCAGGGTGAGCCGCTGGTGCGCGATCAGCCAACGGTGCGGCCGGGGCAGCGCCGCATCGATCGAGCCGGCGTACAGCTGCACCACCTCGTCGCCGTCCCTGGGCCCGACATTGCCGAGCGTCACCTCGGCGACCAGCGTCTCGCCCTCGGCGCGCACCGTAAGACCGTGGTACTCGAACGAGGTGTAGCCGAGGCCGTGACCGAACGGGTAGAG
This region includes:
- a CDS encoding ROK family protein, producing the protein MIPVLDIGGTHVTAALVDPARRSVTAQRRDPLDGRGDAGPILDTLLRCAAGLGLPPEAARGAVWGVATPGPFDYRRGIGRFESVGKFDSLRGVDVGLALAEGLPGPPAGVVFGNDAHAFLLGEWLAGAARGRERCVGITLGTGVGSAFLAEGRIREEGPGVPPEGRADLLRVAGRPLEESVSRRAILADYGEPGLDVMGIAERARRGEARASRVLDAAFTGLGRALAPCLTAFGATALVVGGSMAGSFDVLGPALRAGLGEVPTLATITTSELNSDAPLLGAAHIAAEG
- a CDS encoding LacI family DNA-binding transcriptional regulator — protein: MAAAARPPGDRPTLRDVAGRAGVSAMTVTRVLRDDPRVSPATREKVLAGISELGYRPNTVARSLRLGRGSGLVGLVVTNLANPFYSRLALGVDSVVGQQGLKTVIGNTRQDLDNERELVADLVGRRVDGIVVVPASGDQRHLAAAVDAGVPVVCASRPPVGFDADHVLVDDFGGARNATARLLAAGHRRVGFLGPPAAVYTSEERLRGYREALAAAGVRADERHVRQGQQDVEAAMNAASELLALAEPPTALFCSNNRNTIGAFRAVTAAGQDVALAGFDDFELADVLGLPLTVQAYDSDELGSEAGRLLIDRMRPTGPAPPPRRVVLPTRAVHYGGWPRPRGTA